DNA from Rhinatrema bivittatum chromosome 1, aRhiBiv1.1, whole genome shotgun sequence:
TTCAGAAACGGGTTATGCATATATTTCATAAAATACCTGtttctgcatttaattctgggcTATTACACATGCATTGTTATAACTATTGCATGTACAAAGTATGCGTGTGTAACTTTGCAAAATGGGCAGTGAAGGTATGCATGCTACTGCATTACAAAGATATGCACAAACTGAAACATAGGCATGTACTTTGGGGGCAGAAGCATGCAATATTTTATGAACCTGCAGCTCCCGCCaaatagtttataaaatgctagcataaaTCTTCGCGagtgcacttacatgtgcaaatggTGGTACTGCATGCAGTTTTCAAAGCTGGGCTCTtaaaataaggagaaaaataataataataacatgaaGCTTACAAACAGGACCagacagtgatggatttaggactTTGCCACCCTTGGGTACTGTTGTAGCTGTATGAGCACCCCCTATCCATAgggttggacaacagggagcagaaggtgtaAGGCACAGCCCCACAGTTTCCTGAAGTAGCTCGGGGTAGATTCTATGGCAAAAACGAGAAAAGGCTTAAACTCATTAACAAacatttctatattttattttacattataaacatAATTTTCCAACCCAGCTTGTGTccctataatttattttattgtaatcggGTGAGGAAAAAGGATTTCAAATATCAGCACAGGGAGGAGATTTCAGGGATaagaagaggagggggtgagagaaccaaggatttggagaggaaaggaggaggaccaggaatgggggaaaggagtgtgagaaggaaagaggaatggGGATTGGGAGGATGGAAGATGAGAAAgatggaggaaggagggaaggaaaaTCAGTAAAGTGgaatgaggaagaagagagattaaggctctggaaggggaggagggactgagggagggttGCAAGATctagggagaagagagaggtagGAAAGCAGAGAGATCCTGGGTTTTAGGGaaagaatccaagatcaagggaacataagaacatgccatgctgggtcagaccaagggtccatcaagcccagcatcctgtttccaacagaggccaaaccaggccacaagaacctggcaattacccaaacaccaagaagatcccatgctactgatgatagGCTATGAATTGTTGTGGTGGTGATGGGGAAGAAACAGGTGCCCCTACCATGCTCTAGTCCTACTCCCCTTTGCATTCCCCATCTAACCTTCCACCCAGTTTGGCATACACACACctgatgctctctcatacacacaaactatGTGTCCCTCCCctttggattagggagcagagtagctcttttTTGCTCtcgtctgctccaggctcactcttctctcccctcttGTTCTCTGAATGCTGCCTGAGAGAGGGGAAACTCGATCAcaaagcagagggctgttctctgccgAGTGAGTTTCAGCAaatctggaaggcagcaaatcttcagccagcctgctgtccCCCACATTTTTTGCTGTCCTAGTGTTATGATTTTAACTACCTCACAGCCTTATCGTACCCTGACCAtaatgcctccctaccagcagaggtctccTCGGAGCTCCGTTCCATGCTACCCATGCCAGCTCCTCACTACTCAGCCAGTGTTGCAGCTCCTtgccaccaggagtcctcagcatGCCTGCTCTCCACCCTTGCCAAGTTCCTCCTCCATGCCTGCACtacacccaagcctcagccctacatCACCCTGTCTGTCCCTTGCTTTGATGCCTTCTCATTCAGTCTGTCTTGGCTCATTGTCCCGGCTCCTGTTGCCTCTGGGacttctgacctttgccttgcaGCCTCCGAGCCTTCTAACCTTTGCCTTGCGtcatggcctccaggccttctgacccTTGTCttaccctgccttgccttgtggcctttgggccttcttgcctCTTGCCCTTCCTTCTGGCCTATATAGGCATTGTCTTCctttgtggcctatctaggtctCTTCCTTGTCTTGCCCCTTGGAGTCTTCCCTGCCTTACACTGCCTTCGGGCcattatgttccatgttctgtgttgtccttgtcttgccctgttcTGACCTGTCTTAATCaacctcagttccagccttttCCTGCACTCaaacctcagttccagtctttgcctccatcaaacctcaGTTCTAGTCCTTGCTTGCTCTCAAACCTCCGTTCCAGCCATTTCCTGCCTCAGCCTCtgtcttgtccagtccttgtctcgcATCTGTCCTTGTATCCAGCCCTAGCCTGTATCcagtatccagccttgcctgtaCCAGCTCCTGCCCTCACCAGCACTCACCAAGATATACTGGTGCCACAGCtaagccctactggcccccagatcccaaaggctcaaccagcaGGGGAGGGGACCagctaggcagaagactggccCTCACCCTGTACAGTCCGGGCCAACAGGGCCTTCCTAGTTACAAACTTAGGTTGCTtcttgacaaatccaggcctgggacCAGAAGAGGAAGGAATTAAGCCAACAGACAAGCAAGCTGAGATGAGGAATAATACATCTTCTTCTACAACTCTGAGTACAAGTTCTGAAGAGATTGAAGTGGTCTCCCTGTGTGAGTTGACAGGGCAGCTGAATTAAGCAGTCTAGGAAAGTACCGCAGGATGGGGACTCTGCTTGGGTAAATGAGTTTCCTGAATTGGTTAAGCCTAATTAAAGAATCCTTACTGTTCTGCTGAGCTTTCAAACATGTTCATAGTAAGCAGAATGCATTAGGTTACGTTGTCTAATTTTGGGCAACTTAAATCATATCCATACCACATATTCAGTTTGCATTACCCCCCTTATATTTCAGTATTGTATGAAGGTTTTAGACTGAGACCTCACTCGACTCCGTAACTCACTTTGAGCTTCGCCACTCATAAACAtttcactcaccccccccccccaacccctccatACTCGATAGTGAGAATACAAACTGCATAGGGGAACACATGTATTATCTCTATGGGTTTCCTTTAGAAGGGATGTTCATGACGCATGGTActttaaatataattaaaacCTGGACATAATAAACTGGCCTCCCCACGTACCTGCAGTAATATTCTCAGGTCAAGACTGGACATTCTTGGTCAGTCAATCTTGCTGTTGGACTCAACTCCTTGGGCCTGCAGCATTTTCAATTAGGGTCATTATTAAGCAACACGGTAATAATTATGGCAAAGTCTGCTACCATGAAGAAGATTGCTGTTAGgcaatggaatttttaaacaattgtAATAGGTTTTAAAGGTAGTTTAAATTTATTAAACCACATGATGCCAGCTTCTACTGTCAAATAACACCCTTCCATCACTCGCCTCTCCTAAACTGGTGGAAACATTCCTGTTTTTAAATGCTCTGCCCCTTGGTAATTATTGCTTTAAGTACATATAACATATGAGACCATTATATTCTACAGGGGAGTTTTCATATTGGTTATAAATTTGGGGTTCATAATCAACCATGGCACAATGCGGGAATGAGGCTAAGCGAGCTCCAGTCTCACAAAGCTGAATTCAGCCAACACTGTCTAAGAGCTGCTGTGTAAAAAGTGAAAGATGACGAAGGACTTTTCATTCCAATATTATGTAATAGAAAATTTATAAGAATGACGAttctaaaaaatagaaaacagcacTAATCTTTGCATTTCACCTCTTTTCTGATTCCCTGGTTCCTAACTTTGGAATCAGTTTTGCTTCCATAAAGGTCTGAGAATCAAATCACAAGTAACTACATAACAATTAAACGTTTCTGAAAAACCTCAAaacaggttgttttttttgtttgtttgtttaaaccaAGCTCTCTTTTACAATCAGTCATGAATAGTGTGTGTAAACTCTTTTGATATCTGTAATAGCAGAACTCTAAAAGGTTGTGCATAATGTATAATTGCTTATTTTTCCCCTAAACAGCTCAAAGGAAAAGCCAAGCCTGAACAACCATCCTTTTTGTCAGCCATAAATTCTGACCCTGTCTTTCATTCAAGAATAAAAACTGCATTTAGCATCCAACTGTTAGATACTTTTTCTTCtctaccccttccctccccttactTGGTcaaaaatatttcacaaaaaaaaaatacaatgtatacaTCTTTATTATTCATCCATGCAATAGAAAGGATCAGAAATGTCAACATTAaaataccaaagaaatccaaaatgaGAACCAAGCAAAACACCTTGCAGTCTGCAAACAGTCTTAGTTTTCTTTGGGACATACAGCTAAATGTGTGACTAACTATCGGTATTAAAGCCACCCTCCCTCACCACAGCAGGATAGGTGTAATGGGGTGAAACTAATTTTGGAAAACACACTAGGATATAGGGATCCCTGGCCTGGAAGGAGACGGAGGCCTGATCTGTGGCAAGACCCAAGTATACTTTTATTGGTGGGTATCAGGGTCTCAATTCCATGGGCAGCAGGGCAACTGACTTCTGTGTTATAGACATTGCTCTGTCAATGcattaggggggaaaaaaagaagcatAGACTACATGGCCTACAGGTTGAACAGAACTGAATAAAATGTCCACTCACAATAATTCAAACAACGGCATGTAGTTTATACCATATTTAAAATAAGATCAAAAGAGTCTACATGCCCATCTAGGATAAAATATCACCTTTGCTGCTCACAAAAGCATGTTCTATGTAAAGATCTCCACATCTGGCCTTcactttaaatataaaaaatgtatagcaGGTATATGCTGTCAATGTGCAACCACAAGGCACTGAAGCCACTAGTGGCTGGGCTTTATCCATGAGGTTTTCTGAATTATATCTCACTCTGAGATTTTGCAAACAGCCTGCATGGGAAACAGTGGTTACTAAGCAGTAAGCACGAAGTGCATTTATTTCTTATCGTTAAATAATCTGCGTATTCCATATGCTGCAAACACTTACATTATCTAATTTGAGAGTGCATAGCAAAAAAGGTAGCAAGGCTCAAACTTTATAAAATCACAGGATTAGTCTGTGTCCCTCGCTTTGAAGAAGGCAATAAAACTTAGCCAGCAAACCATTGCAGATAAATAAGCCTGCCCTACCTTAATACCCACTACTGGCAAAATGTGTACTGTTATTTCAGGGATATGCATAGGCTATAATATTGCACAATGAACATGGAGAGTTATCCTGTTACTTATCTATAAAATGGCCTTTCCCTGAAAGCATCTGTGCCATGAACAATTGCATAGCTGTTGAAAAGAAAGTGGACTCAAGGGTCAGCTGACAGCCATTCTTGTCCAAGGGCTTTGCATTGAAAATTAATCTAGACACATCCTTGCTAGGTTCCAAAACAGAGATTAGATGATGCTTTTAACCACTGTCTGCTTTCATAAAACTAACTGCACCTTATAGCAGCTTTTTAACTCTTCTGTACTGTGTATGTACATGTAAATTAAGACATTAATTTTAGACCATAACTATTTCCAGGGTTCTTAAGAGAACTGTAAACCTGAACCTTGAATAAATGCTTACCAACCTCCAAGTGCTTTGAAGAAAATAAAGTCATTTATTGTGAAAGCATCCAACATATCCAGCTTAACTATAAAGGTTAATAAATTtttttcaagggaaaaaaaaccataaCTATTTCACTGGCACAAAATTACATTTTGtatgaaaaggaaacacattCACAGGTTCGATGACATTCTGCAGTGAAGTTCAACCATCACTTCGTGGTGCATGCACTTCTCAAGGAAACTTTTTAGTGGAATGTCGTCCTTCCGTTTTCTGAGCTCATACTGTCATCAAATAATGCAGAGTGTAACCTCATCATCCCTCCCCTTCAATTTACTTTttatatctaaaataaaaatttaccCTTACATAGAATCATCGTTACATCTAAACCGTAAGTGCTTAATAATTTAAGTAGAAACGTATGACAAATGCATCAATATGCTGCAATatatgacattttaaaaaatgtacttttttttttattattattattatttttggaaAGTGTAAATACGTGCATTCAGGGAGGAAACAAAATTTAGCCTCTCCAGAGTTTTTAGTTCGCAGTCGGAGAGAGCAAGGCAGTCTTTCCCCTGGCCCTCTTGTCGGCGGTCAGTTGTGCGAGGTCATGTGCCTGGACAAGTGGTGGCGCTCGCGGAAGGACTCGTTGCAGATGGGGCACTTCAGCTTCTCCTCCCGCCGCCTCTTCACCAGCGGCTCCAGCGCGTACTCCTTCTTGTGGTGCGAGCGCATGTGGTACACCAGGTCCGACGTCATGCGGAAGGAGGCGTTGCACTTGGCGCACCAGTTCTGCGCGGGCAGGCAGAGGGAGGTGAAGGAGGGCGGCAGCAGGGTGAGGGTGGACGGCAGCTGCAGCTGCAGGGAGGCCGCGGCCGGCGAGCTCTTGGGCCAGAAGGTCGTGGCGTAGAGGAAGGGGCTGCGCTTGGGGAGGCCGCCTCCCCCCGGCCCCAGCTCGGCGGCGCTCTGCAGCTTGGCCGCCAGCGGCTCGGCCTGGTACAGGCGGGCGGGGCCGTCGCCCACCACGTGGCACTCTAGCCCCGCCCCCGCGGCGGGCAGCAGCTTGGGCCCCAGCCCTGGCAGGGGCGCGTGGGCGTGGCCGTAGGCCGCGGAGCGCGTGGGCTGGCTGAAGGCGCTCTTGCGCTCGTCGGGGCTGGCCAGGGGCTGCACGCTGCTGAAGGCGCTGGCGCCGCAGCCCAGGGCGGCGCTGCCTTCGGGCGGGGGCTCGCCGGAGGGGCTGCTGCGAGCCGGGGAGCTGGAGGCGGAGGGGGCCGGCGACGGGTCCTTGTCCTCCCCCTGCTCGgccgcggcggcggcggcggcggctcctCGCTTCACCTCCACGAAGGCGCTGCGCTTGGCCTCGCCCGTCTCCGGGCTGGGGGGCGCGTAGAGGCGGCGGCCGTTCTCCTCCAGGCCGTAGTAGAGGCTGGGCCGAAAGCTCTGCGGGCTGCACACCAGCTCCTCGGCCGGGAAGCGGCTCCCGCTGCCCGGCTCCGGCCCGTCCTCGGCGCCCTTTCTCTTGGCCGGGTGGTGCTGGCTGCTGGCCTCGGGCCGGGAGTTCTCCAGGTCCCGCGCCAGGTTGTGGAAATCGGTGGTGGGCTTGAGCTCGCTGGGCGGCGGGGGGCCGTGGCGGTACTTGAGCAGGGGGGCGCCCTCCTCCAGCTCCTCGGGGCGGTGCAGCCGCTTGGGGCAGCGGAAGCGCACGTGCGCCGCGTGCGGGAACTCGAACTGCGAGCGCAGCCCGCAGTCCCTGCACGAGTGCGGAGAGCAGCCTGCGGGGACAGAGAGGGAGACACAGTTCAGTAGAGTGCAGCCGGGCGAGCAGATCGCTTAGGTTAGGGGGGTCGGGCTTTCACAGATCTACTGCCCGCTTCTCACCCAGTCACTTAGCAGGGGTACTTCCACCTACAACaaactcctcacccccccccccccccccccccccccgcctttgcTGAAGGAAAATCTGAGGTCCCTGGCGGCTCCCCACTCTAGAGATCTGGCCCGGGCCTCCACCCAAAACAAatagaccaccaccaccaccaggcttttattgtaaagtgcatttaaaacTGCCACAACAACTTTGAAAGGGTAGTGGTGCACTGGTTCTACTTCTTGTCCGTGCTTTCCTTCTCAGTAGGCCTCTCTTTATTTAGTCTTATCTACTAgcctttaccaaaaaaaaaaaaaaaaaaaaaaaaaggtcatagCCAGACAGCTACTTCATTACAGCCACTAATTCAAAAGAGAGCTTTGCCCAGTCTGTCTGATTGGTATCAGGTTGGCAGCTATTTTGGAGGATCCATTCtcgatatgcttttttttttttttaacctttttccaGTCTCCAGTGTCACCCCACTGTCCTGGCTGGTTTGAACGATGTGGGCCTTGTGAATTCAGAAAAAGGAATAGGGAGGCACCTACCGTTCATTTTGCTGTGGGTCCTGGCAGGGTTCAGCAACAATAAGTCCGTCAGTTCTTTCCCATACCAAACCAATAATTCCTCATCTTTGACAATCCTGCGAAGGGACCGGTAAAATAATTGTCCATTCTTTATATAGGCCTCTAGATTCTGTTCTTCGTTATCCCGGGCAGACTGTACCAGGCGGAGCCACATTAACCCGTCGGAGGAACCATTTGCAGCTGAGGTGTCCACCTGCAAAAAGAGAAATCACAGCCAGAATTAAAAACCCGAAGAATCCCACAGCGCAGTCGTCTCGGGTCTTCTGGGAAAGAAGCAAAGCCAACACTTTATTAAGTGCTGAATTCGTCAGAATAAATGGGGGTCTTCTGTAAGACGGAAGCAGGcaatttatatttaaataatCAGAATGAATAGTGTCACCATATCTTTTGAGATAAATTGAATATCTACAAGACAATCgcttttattataattatttttttttttttacattatgtgGGCAACTTTGACCCAGGTTCTTTTTAGACGGCACAGATTGCTGGCTGTATTAAACATTGGCAAAATCAAAGATGGTGCATTATTTAGAGAGGAAAGTTTATCTTTGTATAAAATGTGGCAGTGCTCgtaaaaatgaatcaaaatgagTTGCTGACAGAAACTGAAGACGATGTATGTGTTCAGTCTTTTGCACAAAATAGTTTTCTAAATTTGTAGTGAGAGAAGTAGCATAACACCAAATCAGTAAAAAAAATCTTGGGATATATCTTACAAACGCATAAAGTGGTCTCTAAAACAATGACAGCATCGGAGTTTGTACAAatgagtgtattttttttttttttttgttatttttgatcAGGGAATGACTCGGTGCATGCAAATACACAAAATGTATGATGATTGCTGTCTAACATCTCAGTTAACACTTTAGACTTGACGAACTAAAGCAATGCACTTTTATCGTAAAgcctaatttatttttattttttttttaaggtgaagtCTTACCCGAAATATATAAGGGACGGTTCTCTTGTCAGTGGACTTGAGAGCTATGAAGGCTATGCTGTCATACAAAGACGTGTGGCTCAGTACGCAGGGGCCGAAGATGGCATTTTCTGGGATATCACAGGTCGTGTAAACACTGGTAAAAATATCCGTCAGACACTGCTGAACAGCCTTGGCGTCTCCATCCCAAATCCCCCTTTGAGCCCCGACGTCCTCCATCACTAGGAGAAGCCTAATGGGGAAAATAAGGACCATTACATAATCTCCTATAATAGATATGTAGAAATGTTTGTCTGAATAAATAGGTAATGTATGTGGCGCTCCTTTAAAGAAAACACGAAATATTCCCTGGGTCGCTGAAAAGCATGCAAGCAgcacgaaaaaaaaacaaaacacttttatcCTGTGCCCAGCGTTAAAAATGTACCTAAAGAAGTTGGCAAAGTGCAACAGGATTAGAACCATCATTTCTTTATTGAAGAAAACCATGAAACACGATCCAGAcataacattgaaaaaaaagaacaacaggCAGTcgggtacgggggggggggggcaatacatTAGGAAGGAGAGGGACGTGAAGCCAGCCTGGAAATGTAAAGAAACGTCAGTCATCGGAGACCCAAGGCAGCCACAAGGAGGGCTCGTCCcagggcaggggggggagggaaatcgggTCCTAAAGCGGAGTCCGGGGCTCGCAACACCAGGACAGAAGAGCGTGGCGAATGGATTCCGAGTGGGCTGTCAGTGTCACCGGTTTCGTGTCACCTAACCTTTAGCTCTCATCTACAAGAGGGGGAACGTATGTCTTCTCATTACCATCATCCAGCACGTtccctcggagactttaattaaAAGCAGCAAGCGGaggtaattattattattattatttatttttttacctcgACACGCTTATTTATGGATGAGGGTGAGCCCCAGCCACCTTGTTGTACTAAAGCGATAAGAGTCAGGGCTTGGGAAGCAGTGCAGGTAAGGCAGACGGTGTGCAAGCAGAAAACGCTGCTGGTGGATACAGTTTTGGGCAACGAGTTGGGAATCCTGCTTTCTTGGGTATGACTCGGGCAGCCGTGTGCCACCTAATCTC
Protein-coding regions in this window:
- the PRDM8 gene encoding PR domain zinc finger protein 8 isoform X2 gives rise to the protein MWLRLVQSARDNEEQNLEAYIKNGQLFYRSLRRIVKDEELLVWYGKELTDLLLLNPARTHSKMNGCSPHSCRDCGLRSQFEFPHAAHVRFRCPKRLHRPEELEEGAPLLKYRHGPPPPSELKPTTDFHNLARDLENSRPEASSQHHPAKRKGAEDGPEPGSGSRFPAEELVCSPQSFRPSLYYGLEENGRRLYAPPSPETGEAKRSAFVEVKRGAAAAAAAAEQGEDKDPSPAPSASSSPARSSPSGEPPPEGSAALGCGASAFSSVQPLASPDERKSAFSQPTRSAAYGHAHAPLPGLGPKLLPAAGAGLECHVVGDGPARLYQAEPLAAKLQSAAELGPGGGGLPKRSPFLYATTFWPKSSPAAASLQLQLPSTLTLLPPSFTSLCLPAQNWCAKCNASFRMTSDLVYHMRSHHKKEYALEPLVKRRREEKLKCPICNESFRERHHLSRHMTSHN
- the PRDM8 gene encoding PR domain zinc finger protein 8 isoform X1, producing the protein MEDVGAQRGIWDGDAKAVQQCLTDIFTSVYTTCDIPENAIFGPCVLSHTSLYDSIAFIALKSTDKRTVPYIFRVDTSAANGSSDGLMWLRLVQSARDNEEQNLEAYIKNGQLFYRSLRRIVKDEELLVWYGKELTDLLLLNPARTHSKMNGCSPHSCRDCGLRSQFEFPHAAHVRFRCPKRLHRPEELEEGAPLLKYRHGPPPPSELKPTTDFHNLARDLENSRPEASSQHHPAKRKGAEDGPEPGSGSRFPAEELVCSPQSFRPSLYYGLEENGRRLYAPPSPETGEAKRSAFVEVKRGAAAAAAAAEQGEDKDPSPAPSASSSPARSSPSGEPPPEGSAALGCGASAFSSVQPLASPDERKSAFSQPTRSAAYGHAHAPLPGLGPKLLPAAGAGLECHVVGDGPARLYQAEPLAAKLQSAAELGPGGGGLPKRSPFLYATTFWPKSSPAAASLQLQLPSTLTLLPPSFTSLCLPAQNWCAKCNASFRMTSDLVYHMRSHHKKEYALEPLVKRRREEKLKCPICNESFRERHHLSRHMTSHN